The genomic segment TCTGGCGGATTTTTTTGCGCTGGAGGGTGGGCAGCGTCAGCAGGTCTTTGCAGCGGCCGGACAGCATGCCAAGCAGCCGTCGCAGGTGTTTGTCGGGGACGGCGCGGACAAGCAGCGCGAGGCGTCGGCACTGCTGCGCGAACAGGTCGAGCAATGGGCGCGAGAACCGTATGCGGCCCTCGAACGATTACGCCAGGCCTGATTTGAACACGGTATATCCCCTGTGGGAGCGGGATTGCGTCTGGATTGAAAGGTGTTGGCAAGCCGCTATTTCAAGGTTTTGACGACAAATCCGCCATCCCCTTGAGCAATTCAATCGGCAACGGAAAGACAATCGTCGAACTCTTGTCCCCGGCAATCGACGTCAGCGTCTGCATGTACCGCAGTTGCATTGCCCCCGGTTGCCGACCGAGCATTTCAGCCGCCTGCATCAGCTTTTCCGAGGCCTGCAATTCACCCTCGGCGTGGATCACCTTGGCCCGGCGTTCCCGTTCGGCCTCGGCCTGCTTGGCGATGGCGCGGACCATCGATTCATTGAGGTCCACATGCTTGATTTCGACGTTGGCGACCTTGATGCCCCAGGTGTCGGTCTGGGCATCGAGGACTTGCTGGATGTCGATGTTCAGCCGCTCGCGCTCAGCCAGCAGTTCATCCAGTTCATGTTTGCCGAGCACCGCGCGCAATGTGGTTTGCGCCAGTTGACTGGTGGCCATCAGAAAGTCTTCGACCTGGATGATCGCCTTTTGCGGATCGAGGACGCGAAAGTACAACACGGCGTTGACCTTTACCGACACGTTGTCACGGGTGATGACGTCCTGCGGCGGTACGTCGAGGACGATGGTGCGCAGGTCGACCCGGACCATTTGCTGCACCACCGGAATCAGCAGGATCAGGCCGGGGCCCTTGACCTGCCAGAAGCGCCCGAGCTGGAACACCACGCCACGCTCGTATTCGCGCAGGATGCGAAAGGTCGACCCCGCCAGTGCGATCACCAACAGCAGCAGCGCGGCAAAACCCACTTGCAGACCCATGATTATTCTCCAACTGGCGCCGCATCAGCTGCGGCCACTTGCAGCAATAAACCTTTACGTCCCGTCACCCGAACAGTTTGCCCCGGTTGCAGTGGTGTGGCACTGGACACTTGCCAGTTTTCACCCTGCAAGTGCACCCAGCCGTTGCAGGCATTGTCGGCCTGTAGCCCGGTGATCGGGGTGATGCTGCCGAGCAGGCCGGCGTCGCCGCTGACAACCCGACGTGGTCGGGTTTTCAGGGCGCGTATCAGCAGAAAAATCAGTAACAGGGCGCTGATCAGTCCCAGGCCGATCATCAATGGCACCGGGACGTCGGCGTTGGTCATGATTACCGCGCCGATGACAAACATCACAATGCCGCCCAAACCGATCACCCCGTAATTGGGCACCGTGACTTCGACCACCAGAAACGAGATGCCGAACAGCACCAGCCAAAGGCCGATGGGGCTGGGCACCAGCAGGACGACGTTGTCCGCGGCGAAAGCTGCTCCGCTCATGATCATCAACAGCGCTACCGCATACCAGCGAGTGTTCACTTGACCCTCCGGGAGAGTCGTTGGGGGCAACCCTCCCTATAGTCTAGTTGAGACCTCGGCTGTCTGAATTTTGATCAGTCCGGTGGGCAGATTCCCCGTCGGTTTCTGCCAGCGCACCTAGACTTTCAAGAGAGAGAACAGGCTTAACCATCGTCCGCCCGTCACGGCAGCGGACATCGAGGTGCATCATGCGTATGGCAAGAACTGTGCAGACCAGCCTGGACAAGGCCGGTTGCGAATATGACGTCGTCACCCACCCGCACTCGGCCAGCAGCCTCGAAACGGCGCGAGTTGCGGGCATTCCTGCCGAGCGGGTGGCCAAGTCGGTGATCCTCGACGATCATCACGGTCACTACCTGATGGCCGTGCTGCCTGCCAGCCGTCACCTGGACCTGAGCAAAGTGCGCGGCAGCAGCGAATGGCAAATCACCCGGGAAAGCACCCTGGCGCATCTGTTCAACGATTGCGAACGCGGAGCGGTTCCGGCCCTGGGTGAGTTTTACGGCCTGGACATGGTCATCGACCCACTGCTGACCCGCCAGAAAGACATCTACGTCGAAGCCGGCAACCACAACAACCTGGTGCACATGAGCATGCCGCAGTACCTGAAAATGGTGCCGCATGCGCAGGTGTGTGAGTTGAGTCATTAGGTTTTGCGGCGTCTGCACCGCCGCCATCGCGAGCAGGCTCGCTCCCACAGTGAAATGCGCTCAACCTGTGGGAGCGAGCCTGCTCGCGAATAATCTTTCAGCCACCCCGGAGCCCGACATGCAATCCCCCTCCCACAGCCTGCCATCGCTGTTCAAACAACTTGGCCTGCCCGACGACCCGGTCAGCATCGACCAATTCATCGCCACCCATTCCCCCCTCAAACCCGAACTGCACCTGGCTGATGCGTTCTTCTGGACCCAAAGCCAGGCGGATTTTTTACGCGACGAAATTCTGGATGATGCGGATTGGGCGGAGGTGGTGGATCAGCTGGATGTGTTGCTGAGGAAAGGGCGGGGAGTGTGAAAATCTTGCGTCCGCCAGCAGGAGATTTGTATCAAAACTTGACCGCCTTTCCCCCCGAATGCGATATTGATAGTTAGCAAACTAACTGTGTGTCACGCCGTGCCAAAGAACCTCGACGCTCTCCAGATGAACATCAGCAGTGCCATGGTGGTGGCCGCCAGGCATTGGCGCAAAATCTGCCAGACCACGCTGGTCAACTATGGAATCTCCGAAGCCTGTGCCGTCCCGTTGTTGATGATCGGGCGTCTGGGGGAGGGTGTGCGGCAGGTGACGGTGGCGCACGCCGCCGGGATGGAGAGTCCGTCGCTGGTGCGGCTGCTCGATCAGCTGTGTCACGCCGGCTACGTCTGCCGTACCGAAGACGCCCATGACCGGCGCGCCAAGTGCCTGAGCCTGACCGATACCGGTCGCGAGCTGGTGCAAGCGGTGGAGGTCGAGTTGGTGCGGCTGCGTCATGAGGTGCTCGAAGGCATCGACCAAAGCGATCTGGAAGCTACGCTGCGGGTATTGCGAGCCTTTGAAGCGGCCAATTCGCCGTCGGTGGTCAACCCTTGAACGGATTTTTTACCGGTATGCCCCCGGCGCGGGACTGGTTTTACGGCGTGCGCACCTTCGCGGCGTCGATGATCGCGCTGTACATCGCCATGCTCATGCAGATGCCACGTCCGTACTGGGCGATGGCCACGGTGTACATCGTTTCCAGCCCGTTTGTCGGCCCCACCAGTTCCAAGGCGCTGTACCGCGCAGTCGGCACGTTCATGGGCGCGGCAGCGGCGGTGTTTTTCGTGCCGATGTTTGTCCAGAGCCCTTACATCCTGGTGGTGGTGATCGCCTTGTGGACCGGAACCTTGCTGTTCCTGTCCCTGCACCTGCGCACCGCCAACAACTATGCCTTGATGCTTGCCGGTTACACCCTGCCGCTGATTGCCCTGCCGGTGCTGGATAACCCGCTGGCGGTGTGGGATATCGCCGAGGCGCGGACCGAAGAAATTTTCCTCGGCATCGCCGTTGCGGCGGTGGTCGGGGCGATGTTCTTTCCACGGCGGCTGGCGCCGGTGTTCAACGATTCGGTGAATAAATGGTTTACCGATGCTTCGACCTACAGCCAGCGGTTTATCAGCCGCAACGTGCAGCCCGATGAAGTCAGCGCCCTGCGCGCGGCCATGGTGACGACCTTCAACAGTCTGGAATTGATGATCGGTCAGTTGCCCCATGAGGGCGCCCGGCCGCAGACGGTGCGCAACACCAAGGAACTGCGCGGGCGGATGATTCATCTGCTGCCGGTGGTCGACGCCCTGGACGATGCGCTCTACGCCCTCGAACGCCGCACGCCGGAGCTGGTGGACAAGTTCGCGCCGTTGCTGGTCGCGACCACCGAGTGGCTGGAGCACAAAGACGCCGACCTTGACCGCTGGCAAGCGCTGAAAGATCAGCTCGAAGCCCTGCAACCGAGTGCCGAAGCGCTGGAGGATCGCAAGCAGTTGCTGTTTTCCAACGCCCTGTATCGCCTCGGCGAGTGGATCGATTTGTGGCAGGACTGCCGCAGCCTGCAATACGCCATCCAGTGCGAGAGCCAGGACAATTGGCGCGCGGTTTATCGGCATTGGCGCCTGGGTCGCCTGACACCATTTCTCGACCGTGGGCTGATGCTCTATTCGGCAGCGTCCACGGTCAGCGCGATCATCGTCGCCTCGGTGCTGTGGATTCTGCTCGGCTGGACCGACGGCGGCAGCGCGGTGATTCTGGCGGCAGTGGCGTGCAGTTTCTTCGCCTCGATGGACGACCCGGCGCCGCAGATCTACCGGTTCTTTTTCTGGACGGCGATGTCGGTGCTGTTTGCCAGCCTCTACCTGTTTCTGGTGCTGCCGAACCTGCATGACTTTCCGATGCTGGTGCTGGCGTTCGCCGTGCCGTTCATTTGCATCGGCACGCTGACGGTCAAGCCGCAGTTTTACCTCGGGATGCTGCTGACGCTGGTGAACACCTCGTCGTTCATCAGCATTCAGGGCGCCTACGACGCGGATTTCCTCAGCTTCGCCAACTCCAACCTGGCCGGCCCCATGGGTTTGCTGTTTGCCTTTATCTGGACCCTGATTGCCCGTCCGTTCGGCGCTGAACTGGCGGCCAAGCGTCTGACGCGTTTCAGCTGGCGCGACATCGTCAGCCTCACCGAGCCGGCTACGCTGTCGGAGCATCGGCAACTGGGCGTGCAAATGCTTGATCGGCTGATGCAGCATCTGCCACGCCTGATGATCACCAATCAGGACTCCGGCATTGCCCTGCGCGAAGTGCGGGTGGCGCTGAATCTGCTGGATCTGCTGGCCTACACGCCGCGCATCCTCGGGGTGCCACACGTGCTGCTGCGCCAGGTGGTGGCGGAGGTGGGCGAGTACTTCAAGGCATGCCTGAAGGCCGGCGAGCGGTTGCAGGCGCCAAGCCCATTGTTGATGACCATGGACCGGACTCGCCGCGCCCTCAGTGGCGCCGGTGATGATGAAACCCGTCGGCACCTTCTGCACGCCTTGGCCGGTCTGCGCCTGGCACTGCTGCCGGGTGTTGAATTCGTCGGCGGTGGCGAGTTCGAAGAACCGCTGCCCCAAGGAGCGCCATTATGATCGGTGATCTGGATATCAGCGGGGTGTTCCTGCCCACGCTGCTGGTGCTGATGGGCATCACGTATGTGTTTTACCTGTTGGTGCACGGGGTGCTCACGCGCCTGCACTTTTACCGTCTGGTCTGGCACCGGGCATTGTTCAACGTGGCTCTCTACGCTTTGCTGCTCGGCGCCGTGGACTCACTCAGTCGATACCTGATGACATGAAAAAACCCTTTTTGACTATTGGTCGCGTGGTATTGACCCTGCTGATCGTGACTTTTGCCGTTGTCGTGGTCTGGCGCATGGTGATGTATTACATGTTCGCACCCTGGACCCGGGACGGGCACATTCGCGCCGACATCGTGCAGATCGCCCCGGACGTTTCCGGGCTGATCCAGCAAGTGCAAGTGCGTGACAACCAGCTGGTGACACGCGGTCAGGTGCTGTTCAGCATCGACCAGGACCGTTTCAATCTGGCACTGCGCCAGGCCAAGGCCGCCGTTGCTGACCGCGAAGAAACCCTGGCTCAGGCCCAGCGCGAAGCCAAGCGTAACCGTGGCCTGGGCAACCTGGTACCGGCCGAGCAACTGGAAGAAAGCCAGTCGAAAGTCGCCCGCGCACAATCTGCCCTGGCCGAAGCGCTGGTGACGGTGGACAGCGCCCAGCTCAACCTCGACCGCTCGGTGATCCGCAGCCCGGTGGACGGCTACATCAACGACCGGGCGCCGCGTGCGCAGGAATTCGTCACCGCCGGACGTCCGGTGCTGTCGGTGGTGGACAGCAATTCATTCCACATCGACGGTTATTTCGAAGAAACCAAGCTGGACGGCATTCATGTCGGCCAAGGCGTGGATATTCGGGTAATCGGCGACCGCGCCCGGCTGCACGGTCATGTCGAAAGCATTGTCGCCGGTATCGAAGACCGTGACCGCACCAGCGGCAGCAACTTGCTGCCCAACGTCAATCCGGCGTTCAGCTGGGTACGGCTGGCGCAGCGTATTCCGGTGCGCATCGCCTTTGACGACGTGCCTGAAGATTTCCGCATGATCGCCGGGCGTACGGCCACGGTGTCGATCATCGGTGACGAGCGTCATGACGACCAGCAGCAGGAGCCCGCTAAATGAGCAAGGCCTCGGGTTTGGCGGTCGCCGGATTGGGACTTTTGCTGTCGGCGTGTCAGGTGGTCGGGCCCGATTATCACCTGCCCAAAGAAGCAGCGGTCAACCGTGACGACTTGCAGGGCGAGCTGACGGTGAACGGCAAGAGTGTCGTTTCGGCGCCTGTGCCGAGCGACTGGTGGCGCCTGTACCAAGACCCGCGCCTGGACCTGCTGGTGCAGCAGGCCATGGCTTCCAACACCGATCTGCGCGTGGCGGCGGCGAATCTGTCTCGCGCCCGCACGCAGGTCGAGGAAGCCCAGGCGGCGGGCGGCTGGAGCGGCGGCGTGAAAATGGGCGCCCAGCGTTTGCAGGAATCCGGCGAAGCGTATTTGCTGACTGAAAAAGTGCCAGTGGCCAACGTCGGCGACATCGGCATCACCACCTCGTATCAGTTCGACCTGTTCGGTACTTTGCAGCGTGGCATCGAAGCGGCCAAGGCCAATGCCGATGCGACCCAGGCGGCGTCCGACACGGCGCGAATCACTCTGGTGGCCGACGTGGTGCGGTCTTACACGCAAATCTGTGCGGCCAATGAAGAGCGGGAAATCGCCCAGCACTCGCTCGATCTGCAATCGCAAAGCACCACCCTGACCCAGCGTCTGCGGGACGCCGGGCGTGGCGACGAAACCCAGGTCACTCGCTCGCAAACCCAATTCAAATCCTTGCGCGCCGACATGCCGCGTTATGAGGCTGCGCGTCAGGCCGGGTTGTTCCGGCTGTCGATGCTGCTGGCCAAACCGGTCGATCAATTGCCGGCGGGCACCCGTGATTGCGCCGAATTGCCGAAAATCGCTCAATTGTTGCCGGTGGGTGACGGCGCAACCTTGCTCAAGCGCCGGCCTGACGTGCGTCAGGCCGAACGTCGGCTGGCCGCCGCGACCGCTGGTATCGGCGTCGCTACCGGTGAGTTGTACCCGGACATCAGCATCGGCGCGACCGTCGGTACCGTCGGTATTCTGGAAGACCTCGGCAAGCCACAGACCAACCGCTGGGGCTTTGGTCCGTTGCTGAGCTGGACCGTGCCATCCAACGGCTCCAGGGCGCGTATCCGCGAAGCCGAAGCGACGACCCAGGGTGCGCTGGCGCATTTTGACGGCGTGGTGCTGAACGCCATCCGTGAAACCCAGACCGGCCTGGCGCAATACACCGCGCTGCTGCAACGTCGCGATGCCTTGGCCGATGCCGGCCAGTCGGCGCAACTGGCGGCCGAGCAGACGCACCGCTTCTATCAGGCCGGTCGCGCCTCGTTCCTGGCGGACCTGCAAGCGACCCGCACCTACACCGATGTGCTCGCGCAACTGGCCTCGGCCAATACCCAGGTCGCCATGAGCCAGATCGATTTGTTCCTGGCGCTGGGCGGTGGGTGGGAAAGCGGACGAACGCAAGCCTCGAACCCCGGCAAACCCTGAGCCCGTTGCTATGCTTTGAAAGGTTGGACTGACGCGCCACGAGCCACGCCAGTCCACTGATCAAGGCTCGCGATGGTCATGGGGATTCCAATAATGAAAAACCCTTATGCTCCCGGCTTCTGGTGCGCTATTGCGGCATTGGTTTTGCTGTCGGCCACCTACTTCTACGGCATCATGCTGGCCCACCAGATTGACAAGGCGCTGGTATTTCTCGACAGCGCATCGGCGCTGATTGCCGTGTTGTCCATCGTCGTGGTGGCCTGGGCTTCCTTTCAGGGGCAGCGCATCAAGAAAAGACATTCCGAACAAGGCAAGACCCTGGTGCTGATCTGGGACACCAAGGTTGCCCTGCGCCGGGTCGAAACCGTGTTCGACCGCTATTTCTGGGGCAGCTACTGGCAACCGGGGCGCACGTTTCAGGAAGTCATGGGCGAACTCACCGGCACGCCGCTGGAAAAAAGCCTCGAAGCCTTGAAAACCCAGTGCCTGGCGCTGGACAAGCAAGTGACCGAAGAGGGCTGGCACTGGCTCAACAATGCCCGCGAATTGTCCGACGTGGCGGCCGCCATGGCCCGCGAGCGGTATCAGCTGGATTTTTGTGATCCGCGTTCCGAATCGCCGAGCGGGACGGCGGTGATCAATCGCGATTTCGAGGTGCTGGTGTATACGTGGACGGCGCGGCTGAAGAGTTTTGATCATCAGCTCGATGAGATTGAGCACGAATACTCCTGACTCTGTATTGGCCGGGCTGACGCCTTCGCGAGCAAGCTCGCTCCCACAGGGGATCTGTGATCGACGCAGAACCAATGTGGGAGCGAGCTTGCTCGCGATGGCGATTTAACGAGCGCCGAAACTCTTCCCCCCTGCCTGTGGTCCACAAGCACACTCCCCAAAGACACTCTTTCACCTTTAATCATTGGGTCGTCTCGCCCGGCAAATGCTAATCTCCCCCGCACTTTCAGCGGAGTCGAGCCGTAACCCGTCATGGGTTCAGGGAAGACGACCACACTTTCAACAACGGACATTGATCGGGTACTTCATGAATAAATCAGCAGGCGTGCTTCTTGGAATCGTCGTCGCCATCGGTGCAATCAGCGCCGGCGGCGCCTGGTACACCGGCACCAAACTTGAAGGCGTGTTGAATACCGCCCTCGTCGATGCCAACAAGGAGCTCACCGCTGCGATGGTCGGTTCCAACGGCACGGCGTCTGTCGAATTGGTATCGCTGGAGCGCGGCGTGTTCAGCAGCACCGCGCATTACCGCCTCAAGGGTGATGGCGAGTTGTTCGGTGGCGAGCCGGTCGAGTTGCTGTTCGTCGACCACATCGAACACGGTCCGCTGCCGGCTTCGCGCCTGTTCTCGCTGAAATGGCTGCCGGTCATGGCCACCAGTCACTACGAACTGGAAAAGACCCCGCTGACCGAAAAATGGTTTGCCGCCACCAAGGATGCGTCGCCGCTTAAAGGCGTGGTCAACATCGGTTACGACCAGTCCACCAACGGCACCCTTGAATTGTTGCCACTGGAAATGGCGCTGGACGATAAATCCAGCGTGAAATTTTCTGGCCTGAACCTGGACGTCGCGGCCACTGCCCAGGCCCAGAAGCTCAAGGCTGACGGTTACATGGACAGCCTCAAGCTGACCACCGTGTCGCAAGATCAGGCACCGGTGCAGATCGAGCTGAACGGCCTGACCCTGGCCAGCAACCTGGCCAAAAGCACCTACGGCTACTACACCGGCGACAACACAGTGGAGCTGACCAGCAGCAAGACCACGTTCGGTCCCAAGCAACAAGTGCTGGGCCTGAACAAGCTGGAAATCAAGAACCAGACCGAAGAATCGGGCACCAGCGCTTCCGGGCGTGCCGATTACAAGGTCGGTGAAGTGACGTTCAACGGCAAGACGCTGGGTTCTGCACAGATGGCCATGAGCCTGAAGAACCTCGACATTCCGTCGACCATGTCGCTGATGCAGATCTACCAGACCAAGCTGCAGCCGTATGAGAAGGCGGCTGCCGAAGCGGCCGCTGCCGGTCAACCGGCGCCGGAGTTGAACCTGACGCCGCAAGAGAACGCACAGGTCAAGGCCGGTCTTGAGAAGCTGCTGGCTGGCGGCCCGCAATTTGCGCTGGAGAACTTGTCGTTCACCACCGCCAACGGTGAAAGCCGCGCCAACCTGGTGCTGGACCTGACCAAACCGTCCAACATGGACCTGCCGCCGGATCAGTTGGTGCGTCAGTTGATCGCGCTGCTGGACATCAATCTGCAAGTGTCCAAGCCGATGCTGATTGACCTGCTCAGTGTGCAGGCGCAAATGGACGGCCAGACTGACGCCAAGACCATCGTCGACCAGGCAACGGCCACCAGCGACATGTTCAGCACCATGGCAACGGGCACCCAATTGGCCACGCTGGACGGCACCAATGTCGTCAGCAAGCTGCATTACGCCAACAATCAGGTCGAGTTCAACGGCCAGAAAATGACCGTCGAACAATTTGTCGGTTTTGTGATGGGCAAACTGGGTGGGGCTGGCGTCGTTCAGTAACACACCCACTGTAAAAAGCTGTGGGAGCGAGCCTGCTCGCTCCCACATTAAAAGCTCGCGCAACGCCCGGGTTCTGCGCAACGCAGATGCCGGGCGTTTTGCTGTCCGGCATCCCTCGACATCGCGATTCTGAATAAATATTGCATTCCAGATATTGGTCTACGCTTGCATGCAAGACTGCCCTGATATAGCTCGGCCGGGTCTTTCGGCCCCGGCTTTGCATTACAAAATGGGCATGGAGGGCATACGGCCCGGCTGGCCATGTAAGGATGCTGACGAATGCCGTTTTTTGCAGTTCCCTTTATTCATCGTGGTTTGCGTCCTCTGTTTCGCGTTGCGCTGTGCAGCCAGCTGCTGTGGCCTGCGCTGGCGTTCGCTGATACCCCTTACGATCAAATGGTCCGTGATGCGCGGGCGGGCAACTACACGCCTGCGCTGACTGTGTTGCGGCAGGTGCCGGCCAACCAGGCCACCACCAGCCAGATCAGCGACCACCTGCAAATTGCCGGTTGGGCCGGCCTCGACGCCGAAGTGGTGCAAGTCTATGAAACCCAGGGCCGTAATCGGGTGCTACCGGTTCAGGCGCTGACCGCCACCGCCCGCGCCTACCGCAACCTCAAACGCTGGGATTCGGCCACAGAGCTCTATAACAAGGCCCTGGCACTGGAGCCACAGAACCCCGACCTGCAACTCGGTCTGGCCATGACTCAGGCCGACGCCGGCAAGCCAGAAGAAGCGGTGATCCGCACCAAAGCGCTGGTGGCCGCCAAGCCAGACGATCCGTCCCGCCGCCTGGCGCTGGCCTACGCCCTGACCCGTGCCGGCAAGAATTACGATGCCCTGTTCGAATACGACCAGGCGTTCATCCGCGCTGGCAGCAAGCCGGACGTTGCCCGTGAATACGTGTATGCCTTGCAACGCGTGCGTCTGCCCGAGCCGGCCCTGCGTCTGGCCCGGCAGCGGCCCGGCTTGATCGATCCGGTGCAACTGCGCCGTCTCGAAGGCGATGTGGCGGCCGAACAGGTACGCATGGCCGAATTTGCCACCCGCAGTGAAAAGGAACGCTTCGACATCGCCGACCGGGCCCTGAAAACCT from the Pseudomonas sp. N3-W genome contains:
- a CDS encoding slipin family protein; translation: MGLQVGFAALLLLVIALAGSTFRILREYERGVVFQLGRFWQVKGPGLILLIPVVQQMVRVDLRTIVLDVPPQDVITRDNVSVKVNAVLYFRVLDPQKAIIQVEDFLMATSQLAQTTLRAVLGKHELDELLAERERLNIDIQQVLDAQTDTWGIKVANVEIKHVDLNESMVRAIAKQAEAERERRAKVIHAEGELQASEKLMQAAEMLGRQPGAMQLRYMQTLTSIAGDKSSTIVFPLPIELLKGMADLSSKP
- a CDS encoding NfeD family protein; this encodes MNTRWYAVALLMIMSGAAFAADNVVLLVPSPIGLWLVLFGISFLVVEVTVPNYGVIGLGGIVMFVIGAVIMTNADVPVPLMIGLGLISALLLIFLLIRALKTRPRRVVSGDAGLLGSITPITGLQADNACNGWVHLQGENWQVSSATPLQPGQTVRVTGRKGLLLQVAAADAAPVGE
- a CDS encoding aminoacyl-tRNA deacylase, producing the protein MRMARTVQTSLDKAGCEYDVVTHPHSASSLETARVAGIPAERVAKSVILDDHHGHYLMAVLPASRHLDLSKVRGSSEWQITRESTLAHLFNDCERGAVPALGEFYGLDMVIDPLLTRQKDIYVEAGNHNNLVHMSMPQYLKMVPHAQVCELSH
- a CDS encoding DUF2789 domain-containing protein, producing MQSPSHSLPSLFKQLGLPDDPVSIDQFIATHSPLKPELHLADAFFWTQSQADFLRDEILDDADWAEVVDQLDVLLRKGRGV
- a CDS encoding MarR family winged helix-turn-helix transcriptional regulator: MNISSAMVVAARHWRKICQTTLVNYGISEACAVPLLMIGRLGEGVRQVTVAHAAGMESPSLVRLLDQLCHAGYVCRTEDAHDRRAKCLSLTDTGRELVQAVEVELVRLRHEVLEGIDQSDLEATLRVLRAFEAANSPSVVNP
- a CDS encoding FUSC family protein; the protein is MNGFFTGMPPARDWFYGVRTFAASMIALYIAMLMQMPRPYWAMATVYIVSSPFVGPTSSKALYRAVGTFMGAAAAVFFVPMFVQSPYILVVVIALWTGTLLFLSLHLRTANNYALMLAGYTLPLIALPVLDNPLAVWDIAEARTEEIFLGIAVAAVVGAMFFPRRLAPVFNDSVNKWFTDASTYSQRFISRNVQPDEVSALRAAMVTTFNSLELMIGQLPHEGARPQTVRNTKELRGRMIHLLPVVDALDDALYALERRTPELVDKFAPLLVATTEWLEHKDADLDRWQALKDQLEALQPSAEALEDRKQLLFSNALYRLGEWIDLWQDCRSLQYAIQCESQDNWRAVYRHWRLGRLTPFLDRGLMLYSAASTVSAIIVASVLWILLGWTDGGSAVILAAVACSFFASMDDPAPQIYRFFFWTAMSVLFASLYLFLVLPNLHDFPMLVLAFAVPFICIGTLTVKPQFYLGMLLTLVNTSSFISIQGAYDADFLSFANSNLAGPMGLLFAFIWTLIARPFGAELAAKRLTRFSWRDIVSLTEPATLSEHRQLGVQMLDRLMQHLPRLMITNQDSGIALREVRVALNLLDLLAYTPRILGVPHVLLRQVVAEVGEYFKACLKAGERLQAPSPLLMTMDRTRRALSGAGDDETRRHLLHALAGLRLALLPGVEFVGGGEFEEPLPQGAPL
- a CDS encoding DUF1656 domain-containing protein — protein: MIGDLDISGVFLPTLLVLMGITYVFYLLVHGVLTRLHFYRLVWHRALFNVALYALLLGAVDSLSRYLMT
- a CDS encoding efflux RND transporter periplasmic adaptor subunit is translated as MKKPFLTIGRVVLTLLIVTFAVVVVWRMVMYYMFAPWTRDGHIRADIVQIAPDVSGLIQQVQVRDNQLVTRGQVLFSIDQDRFNLALRQAKAAVADREETLAQAQREAKRNRGLGNLVPAEQLEESQSKVARAQSALAEALVTVDSAQLNLDRSVIRSPVDGYINDRAPRAQEFVTAGRPVLSVVDSNSFHIDGYFEETKLDGIHVGQGVDIRVIGDRARLHGHVESIVAGIEDRDRTSGSNLLPNVNPAFSWVRLAQRIPVRIAFDDVPEDFRMIAGRTATVSIIGDERHDDQQQEPAK
- a CDS encoding efflux transporter outer membrane subunit codes for the protein MSKASGLAVAGLGLLLSACQVVGPDYHLPKEAAVNRDDLQGELTVNGKSVVSAPVPSDWWRLYQDPRLDLLVQQAMASNTDLRVAAANLSRARTQVEEAQAAGGWSGGVKMGAQRLQESGEAYLLTEKVPVANVGDIGITTSYQFDLFGTLQRGIEAAKANADATQAASDTARITLVADVVRSYTQICAANEEREIAQHSLDLQSQSTTLTQRLRDAGRGDETQVTRSQTQFKSLRADMPRYEAARQAGLFRLSMLLAKPVDQLPAGTRDCAELPKIAQLLPVGDGATLLKRRPDVRQAERRLAAATAGIGVATGELYPDISIGATVGTVGILEDLGKPQTNRWGFGPLLSWTVPSNGSRARIREAEATTQGALAHFDGVVLNAIRETQTGLAQYTALLQRRDALADAGQSAQLAAEQTHRFYQAGRASFLADLQATRTYTDVLAQLASANTQVAMSQIDLFLALGGGWESGRTQASNPGKP
- a CDS encoding NADH:ubiquinone oxidoreductase subunit N; translation: MKNPYAPGFWCAIAALVLLSATYFYGIMLAHQIDKALVFLDSASALIAVLSIVVVAWASFQGQRIKKRHSEQGKTLVLIWDTKVALRRVETVFDRYFWGSYWQPGRTFQEVMGELTGTPLEKSLEALKTQCLALDKQVTEEGWHWLNNARELSDVAAAMARERYQLDFCDPRSESPSGTAVINRDFEVLVYTWTARLKSFDHQLDEIEHEYS
- a CDS encoding YdgA family protein → MNKSAGVLLGIVVAIGAISAGGAWYTGTKLEGVLNTALVDANKELTAAMVGSNGTASVELVSLERGVFSSTAHYRLKGDGELFGGEPVELLFVDHIEHGPLPASRLFSLKWLPVMATSHYELEKTPLTEKWFAATKDASPLKGVVNIGYDQSTNGTLELLPLEMALDDKSSVKFSGLNLDVAATAQAQKLKADGYMDSLKLTTVSQDQAPVQIELNGLTLASNLAKSTYGYYTGDNTVELTSSKTTFGPKQQVLGLNKLEIKNQTEESGTSASGRADYKVGEVTFNGKTLGSAQMAMSLKNLDIPSTMSLMQIYQTKLQPYEKAAAEAAAAGQPAPELNLTPQENAQVKAGLEKLLAGGPQFALENLSFTTANGESRANLVLDLTKPSNMDLPPDQLVRQLIALLDINLQVSKPMLIDLLSVQAQMDGQTDAKTIVDQATATSDMFSTMATGTQLATLDGTNVVSKLHYANNQVEFNGQKMTVEQFVGFVMGKLGGAGVVQ